One part of the Papilio machaon chromosome 5, ilPapMach1.1, whole genome shotgun sequence genome encodes these proteins:
- the LOC106708557 gene encoding cAMP-dependent protein kinase catalytic subunit alpha — MAEDSNRFLTSTSSGGGYSQAKQEQYTLYLRKLHKEFLEIWNESPETTAKISDFEKYKVLGTGAFGVVYLSKHVTTGRYYAMKMLEKEKIVKLKQVEHSFYEKKILCGLNFPFVVYMKYFLKDNVYLYYILPFIPGGEMFSHLRKLGKFEEATSKFYGAQVILALEYLHALDLVYRDLKPENILIDRHGYIKITDFGFCKLIHGRTWTLCGTPEYLAPEIILSKGYGSTVDWWSIGVLLFEMSAGYPPFFASDPMRIYEKIVAGKYRCPSHFTMELKDLISHVLQVDVTRRYGNLKNGVLDFKNHKWFKEMDWDALLNMRLQPPFIPKVKHPGDTTNFEVFEEEKIKESPINLFEDEFANF; from the coding sequence ATGGCAGAGGATTCCAATCGATTTCTAACATCGACATCTTCTGGCGGGGGTTACAGTCAAGCGAAGCAAGAACAATATACCCTATACTTGCGTAAACTTCACAAAGAATTTCTGGAGATATGGAACGAAAGTCCCGAAACGACTGCGAAAATATCTGATTTCgagaaatataaagttttaggCACTGGAGCATTCGGCGTAGTGTATTTGTCTAAACATGTTACCACCGGAAGATATTATGCTATGAAAATGcttgaaaaagaaaagattgtCAAATTAAAACAGGTGGAGCACAGTttttatgaaaagaaaatattgtgtGGACTCAATTTCCCCTTCGTTGTATATATGAAATACTTTCTCAAAGACAACGTATACCTTTATTATATTCTACCATTCATTCCGGGCGGTGAAATGTTTTCTCATTTACGTAAATTGGGAAAATTCGAAGAGGCTACGTCGAAATTTTACGGCGCTCAAGTTATTTTAGCTCTAGAATATCTTCACGCATTAGATTTAGTTTATCGTGATTTAAAACCGGAGAATATATTGATAGATCGACATGGATATATTAAGATAACAGACTTTGGATTTTGTAAGCTTATCCACGGTAGAACTTGGACCTTGTGCGGCACCCCCGAGTATTTGGCTCCGGAAATCATTTTAAGTAAGGGTTACGGGTCTACCGTGGACTGGTGGTCCATAGGAGTACTGCTTTTTGAAATGAGTGCCGGTTATCCACCATTTTTTGCTTCAGATCCAATgagaatttatgaaaaaatcgtTGCTGGAAAATATCGATGTCCGAGCCATTTCACAATGGAATTGAAAGACCTCATATCGCATGTACTTCAAGTCGATGTTACGAGACGTTATGGTAATCTAAAAAATGGAGtgttagattttaaaaatcataaatggTTTAAAGAAATGGACTGGGACGCACTTTTGAACATGCGTCTCCAACCGCCATTTATACCGAAGGTTAAACATCCGGGGGACACAACGAACTTTGAAGTTTTCGAGgaagaaaaaattaaggaaaGTCCAATTAACTTATTTGAAGACGAATTCgctaacttttaa